The following coding sequences are from one Verrucomicrobiota bacterium window:
- the nth gene encoding endonuclease III, producing MTLKERSQQILSVLRRVYPQAHCELHHSNPLELLIATILSAQCTDKRVNLVTPALFKRYQNVEQFAAADQFEMESFVKSTGFYRNKAKNIIACCKMLLEKYRGEMPRKIEELSQLPGVGRKTANVLLGNAFGINEGVVVDTHVSRLSQRMGMTREKTPEKIELSLMKLFKPGDWCDLSHLLIWHGRNRCDARKPDCGNCELEGLCVSRDKLLKAAADKSR from the coding sequence ATGACTTTAAAAGAACGATCACAGCAGATTCTCTCGGTGCTCAGGCGAGTTTATCCACAAGCACATTGTGAGCTTCATCATTCTAATCCGCTGGAGTTATTAATCGCGACAATCCTCTCGGCCCAATGTACGGATAAAAGAGTGAATCTCGTTACGCCCGCACTTTTTAAACGTTACCAGAATGTGGAGCAATTTGCTGCGGCAGATCAATTCGAGATGGAGAGTTTCGTTAAAAGTACCGGGTTTTACCGGAATAAGGCCAAAAATATTATTGCCTGCTGCAAAATGCTTTTAGAGAAATACCGGGGTGAAATGCCGCGTAAGATTGAGGAACTCTCCCAATTGCCCGGTGTAGGCCGTAAAACGGCTAATGTGCTGCTGGGGAATGCATTTGGGATCAATGAGGGTGTGGTAGTCGACACCCATGTCTCGCGCCTTTCCCAAAGAATGGGGATGACTCGGGAAAAGACCCCTGAAAAAATAGAATTATCCCTGATGAAACTTTTTAAGCCTGGAGACTGGTGTGATCTTTCTCATCTCCTCATTTGGCATGGAAGGAATCGTTGTGACGCACGTAAACCGGATTGTGGAAACTGTGAACTAGAAGGTCTATGTGTGAGTAGGGATAAATTACTCAAAGCGGCCGCAGATAAATCGCGATGA